The Polaribacter sp. Q13 sequence AATACAATGCGAAAGCTACCTTCTTTTGTATTGGAAAAAATGTACAGAATCATCCAGAAATTTTTCTTAAAATTATTACGGATGGTCATACCGTAGGAAACCACACCCAAAACCATTTAAAAGGATGGAATACGGATACGGATAGTTATATTGATAACGTTTTAGCGTGTGAGAAAACAATTCAACAATTTAACAATTCAACAATTACACAAAAACTCTTTAGACCTCCTTACGGAAAAATAAAAAAATCTCAAGCAGCAGAGTTAATCAAAAAAAGCTACAAAATTATTATGTGGAGCGTTTTATCTGCAGATTTTGACACTACAATTTCTAATGAAAAATGTTTAGAGAACGTATTAAAAAACACTAAATCAGGTAGTATTATTGTTTTTCATGACAGCGTAAAAGCTGCCGAAAGAATGAAATATGCGTTACCAAAAGTATTAAAATATTTTTCTGATAAAGGCTTTGTTTTTAAGGCAATATAAAATTACAGAATATCATTTTGCACAAAGAAACCTGAGAATTTAGAAACACCTAATGAATTAGCTTTATGGGATTTCTCCTAAAGTCCTTTAGATTAGCAAAGTATAATTATTGAGTTTAATTCTTATATTTTAGTCCAATATAGAACTCATGTTTTATAATAAAAAAGAATGGAGTGAACTTTCCTTAAGTCTAGATTTATCAGATCTATATTTCGTATTAGTCTCCATTCTTTTATTTCCGATTACAAAGGACCAAATAGAATTTCAGTTTCGACCTTTTAAAGGTTTTAGTCAACGTAATCATTTTTTACTAACACAAAACAAAATTATGAAAATTAAACAAACTATTGGTATCGACATTAGTAAATTAACCTTTGATGTTCGGATTCACAGTAATCAGTGTTATCAAGCATTTGAGAATAACTTAAAAGGTTTTAAAGCACTTATAAAATGGGTAGAAAAAAACAACTCTATTTCTAAGGAACACACAGGTATTTATTCTGAAGAAATCGCATCATTTTTTGATGTAAATAACTTTTATTTCGCATTAATTCCAGGTTTAGAAATAAAGAAATCTCTAGGAATATCAAGAGGAAAAGATGACAAAGTAGATGCTACAAAAATAGCATTATATGGGTATCGATTAAGAGATGAAATTAAACCATATAAACTTCCATCAAAAAACATTCATCAATTAAAACGCCTTTTAACATTAAGAGAAAGGCTAGTGAAACAAAACGCTGGTTATAAAGCAACACTTAAAGAACAGAAAAGAGTTTATACTAGAAAAGAGAATCAACTTCTTTTAGAAACTCAAGAGAAAATGATAAAATATTTTACAAAGCAAATTAAAAGTGTTGAAGCCGAAATGAACAAAATAATTAAGGCTAGTGAACAACTTAAAAAACAATACAAACTAATTGTGAGTATTAAAGGAATTGGTAGTCAAACAGCTTTATTTATGATTGTAACAACCAACGGATTTACAAAGTTTGCTTCTTGGAGAAAGTTTGCTTCTTATTCTGGTATTGCTCCTTTTCCGAATACTTCAGGAACAAGTATAAGAGGGAGAACCAAAGTAAGTAATCTTGCTAATAAAAAAATCAAAAGTCTTTTTGATATGTGTGCAAAATCAGCAATACAATACAATCCAGAAATGAAGCTATTTTATAATCGAAGAGTCGAACAAGGAAAGAATAAAATGAGTACAATTAACATCATTAGAAATAAATTATTATCACGAATTTTTGCAGCTATAAAAAGACAAACTCCTTATGTAAATGTTTTAAAATATGCTGCTTAAAAATTACTAAAATATATTTGGTAGAGTCATAGAATACGAAATGACAAAACTGCACGTAAATATTAAACTTTATATTTGAATCACATAGAAACATAGTGAATTTATTTTGCTTTAAAAAAAGTAAATAACACTCCAAATGTTATTTCGAAATGAGTTTTTTTAGCGGTTGAGAAATCTCATAACAGTGAAAACACAAAACTGATCTTCCTTCTGTTATTTCTCACAAAAGTTTAAAATGACAAAACTGTATGTCATCAATTTAGTATGTAATTTTATGGAAAAATAATGCCTAGCCACTTAATAAATAAAAGATAGCTTCGTGCCTCGCAATGACAAAAGGTTGGCAAACAAGTTTAGCCCTGATTGAAACGACATCCTTTTTGCTTTTTCGGCAAAAAGATATAGTGGAAAGCAGGAATTAGCTTCTAAAAAACTAAACGTATTCTTCTACCAAACTGATTAAGGTTTTTACTTCTTGAAAACCTGTTTGACGCCATTTTACTTGGCCTTTTTTATAAATCATAAAGGTAGGATTTCCTTTAACTTTTAGAGCATCTGCAAGATTTTCATTCTTAGCAATATCTATCTTAATTATTTTTGCCTTATTTCCTAAAGCTGCAACAACATCTCTTAAGTTACTTACTGCGTTGTCTGCATTATCCCTGTCTGTATAAAAGTCAATTAAAACAGGTTTTTCGGTATTTAATAATTCCCCAAATCTAGTCATAGTATAAGTTTAAAGTGAGGGAAAATATGTTATCAATAAATGATATAAAGTGCGAATATATAAAAAAACATTTAAACGACCTGATTATCAATCTTTTTCAATTCTATAACGGTAATTTCTGGCCAGACACCTACTCTACCCGGAAATGCATGATAGCCAAAACCTCTATTTACGTTTATGTATCTGCCTGCTTCCTCATACAATCCTGCCCATTGTTTATAGACAAACTGAGAAGGACTCCATTTGATCCAACCCGGAATTTCGATTCCCATTTGCAAGCCATGTGTATGCCCACTTAAGGTAAGTTGATAATTAAAAGGATCTTCTTTTACTTTGTATTCCCAATGACTTGGATCGTGACTCATTAAAATTTTAAAATCTTCTTGCTTGATATTTTTTGAAGCCTTTGCTAAATCTCCGGCTTGATTAAATCCTTTTCCCCAGTTTTCTACCCCCACTAAAGCAATTTTTTGTCCGTCTTTTTCTAAATAACGGTGCTCATCTAGCAATAAATCGAACCCAATTTTTTGGTGAATGTCTTTTACTTTCTGAAAGTTATCCATTTTGTCTTGTGGAGTAGCCCAATCCATATAATCGCCATAATCATGATTACCAAGGATGGAATACTTACCGTCTTTAGCTTCAAACTTATCAAAAACATCCATCCAATTGTCCATTTCATCCGCTTTATTGTTTACTATATCTCCGGTAAACAATAGTAAGTCTGATTTTTGCTGATTTATTAAATCGACACCATATTGTATTTTTTCTTTATTGGTAAAACTCCCGGAATGAATATCTGAGATTTGAGTAATAGTATAACCGTCGAAAGCATCTGGTAAATCTTTAAAACTTAATTGGTATTTTATTACTTTGTAATTGTATTTTCCTTGCACAATTCCGTAAATAAAAGAGGCAAAAGGTATTGCTGCTAAGCCTAAAGCAATTTGAGAAATAAATTTTCTCCGTCCTACAAGCGGTTTTGTTTCTCCAGATGAAATTGCAGAAAATAACTTTAAAACCCAACGATATGCGTCTTCTCCAAAAAGTAAAAAGATAATAACCAATTTAGGAATAGAAATAGTTAATAACAATCCCACGGCCATTTGAAACTGTGGAGTTTGCCCTACGCTTCTAGAGTATGTTAAGAAACTGATGAAAAAATTAATATAAACCGCTATACTTAACAATAGAAAAGAATAACGAACTATTTTACTTTTAGAGACTGTTTTAAACGCTTGAAACGTGTAAATTTCTACAAGCGTAATAACAATAGTTAATATGATTAAAGGAAAAATCCAACGTGGCATAGATAAATTTTAAAATATTGACAAAGATAACTGTTTAAGCATCGATTGCATTTTAACGTCTTGTTAAAGTTTTGTACCTTTCTCGAATCTCAAAAAACACTATTTTTGGGGCCAAATTATCATCATTTAAACCACAAAACCAATATAATGTCAGATCAGAAAAGAGTTTTTTTAGTGGATGCTTTTGCATTAATTTTTAGAGGATATTATGCATTTATAAAAAACCCTAGAATTAATAGTAAAGGTTTAGATACGTCTGCAATAATGGGTTTTATGAACTCGCTTTTAGATGTTATTAAACGTGAAAGACCAGATCATTTAGCGGTTTGTTTTGATAAAGGCGGTAGTATAGACAGAGTAGAAATGTTTGAAGCTTATAAAGCCAACCGAGACGAAACTCCGGAAGCTATTAAGTTAGCGGTACCTTACATACAAGAAATCTTAAAAGCCATGCACATTCCTATTATGGTAAAAGAAGGTTTTGAGGCAGATGATGTTATTGGAACCCTTTCTAAACAAGCAGAAAAAGAAGGTTACAAAACGTATATGGTAACGCCAGATAAGGATTTTGCGCAACTAGTTTCTGAAAATATTTTCATGTACAAACCCCGTTTTGGTGGTGGTTACGATATTTGGGGAGTGGATGAAGTAAAAGAAAAGTTTGGTGTAGAAAACCCAGAGCAAGTCATTGATTTTTTAGGAATGATGGGAGATTCTGCGGATAATATTCCAGGTTTACCTGGAGTTGGAGAAAAAACAGCTAAAAAGTTTTTAGCGGCTTATGGTTCTATGGAAAATCTATTAGCAAATACGCATGAGCTAAAAGGAAAAATGAAGGAGAAGATAGAAGCAAACGGAGAATTAGGGTTACTTTCTAAACAATTGGCAACAATTATGTTAGATGTTCCGGTAACTTTTGATGCGAAAGATTTTGAATTAGACCAACCAGACAAAGAAAAAGTAACGGAACTTTTTAACGAGTTAGAATTTAGAAATTTATTAACCAACTTCTTACGAACTTTCGCAGTTGAAAATGCAGAAAAAGCAAATTCTGTAGAGGATAACAAAAACACGGACTCAAGTCCGTTGCAAAGCAAAAAAGCTACTCCGGCTCCTGAAGGTCAGTTTGATTTATTTGCAGCACCGGGAAGCGGAAGCGTTTCTGAAGCAGAAGTTGCATCTGGTTTTAAATCGATAAAAGATACGAATCATTTTTATCAACATATAGACTCTCCTTTTGCTAGAAAATTATTATTGAAGAAATTAATGGAACAAACTTCGGTTTGTTTTGATACAGAAACCACGGGCTTAAAAGCCTTGGAAGTTGAATTAATAGGTATTGCTTTTTCTTACGAAGTTGGTAAAGGATATTATGTCTCTTTCCCAGAAGATCAAGAGGAAACCAAAGCAATTTTAGAAGAATTTAGACCCTTTTTCACATCCGATGAAATCGAAAAAATTGGGCATAATTTAAAGTATGATATTAAAGTTTTATCAAATTATGAAATGCCTGTAAAAGGGAAGTTGTTTGATACCATGATTGCGCATTATTTGATCAATCCAGATATGCGTCATAATATGGATATGTTGGCAGAAACGTATTTAAACTATCAACCAGTTTCTATTGTAGATTTGATTGGCAAGAAAGGAAAGAATCAGCTTTCTATGCGTGTTGTTCCTTTAGCAGATCAAACAGAATACGCGGTAGAAGATGCAGATATTACGTTTCAATTAAAACAACTTTTTACGAGTGAGTTAGAAAGTGGAAATGTAACCAACCTATTTAATGATATAGAAACTCCTTTAGTTTCGGTTTTAACCGCCATGGAAATTGAAGGAATTAATATTAATATCGATTTCTTAAAGGAATTATCTGTTGCTTTAACCGAGGACATTAACAGACTTGAAAAAAATATTTACGAGCAAGCAGGAGAGGAATTTAATATCGCTTCGCCAAAACAATTAGGAATTGTGTTGTTCGAAAAAATGGAGTTGGTTAAAAAACCTAAAAAGACTAAAACGGGTCAGTATAAAACCGGAGAAGATATTTTATCTTTCTTAGCAAAAGACCATAAAATTATTAGAGATATTCAAGAATATCGTCAGTATAAAAAATTACAAAGCACGTATGTAGACGCCTTACCAAATGAAGTGAATCCGAAAACAGGTAGAATTCATACAGAATACATGCAAGCTGTTGCTGCTACGGGAAGATTGAGTTCTAACAACCCGAATTTACAAAACATTCCTATTAGAACCGAAAGAGGTAAAGAAGTTAGAAAATCGTTTATTCCAAGAGATGAAAACCATGTGTTATTAGCTGCAGATTATAGTCAAATTGAATTAAGAATTATTGCTGCTTTAAGTGAAGAAGAAAACATGATAGAAGCTTTTAAAAACGGCGAAGATATTCATGCTTCTACGGCTGCAAAAGTGTTTAATGTTCCTTTAGATGAAGTAACTCGCGAACAACGTAGCAATGCAAAAACAGTAAACTTCGGAATTGTATATGGAGTTTCAGCATTTGGATTGAGCAATCAAACCGATTTATCTAGAAGTGAAGCAAAAGAACTAATTGATACCTATTATGAAACGTACCCAAAGTTAAAAGCCTACATGGCTGCACAAGTAGATTTTGCAAGAGAACACGGGTATGTAGAAACGGTTTTAAACAGACGTAGGTATTTAAAAGATATCAATTCTAGAAATGCAATGGTTAGATCTGGCGCAGAAAGAAATGCCGTAAATGCACCAATACAAGGTTCTGCAGCAGACATTATAAAACTTGCCATGATTAATATTCATAACCGTTTTGAAAAAGAAGGTTTTAAATCTAAAATGTTATTGCAAGTACATGATGAATTGGTTTTTGACGCACATAAAGACGAGTTAGAAATTATTAGACCTATTATAAAAGACGAAATGGAAAATGCTTTTAAAATGAGCGTTCCTTTAGATGTTGAAGTTGGAATTGGTGAAAACTGGTTACAAGCACATTAAATTACATAAACAATACCGAAACAAGTTCAGTACAAAAAATGGAATTAGATTATATAGAAAATATAGATGGACACGATCAAAATATTGTTCGTTTATACAACTTTGACAAGGCAGAAGCAGTACTTTTTAGAGAACTGATTGTAGAAACAATTATCAATAAAAAACAAAAGTTAGATTTAGCTCAAGTAGATTTTATAACACCACGAAATTGTAATTTAATTTTTGGTTTATTTAAATCTGATGAAGGAATATTATCTGAGGACAACCAAACTTTTTTCTGCGTTTTAACTTTGGATGGCTTTACAAATATGGCAAGACTTTTAGAGCCTTTTTGCAGAAAAGAATCTAAAGGTTATGAGTACTTATA is a genomic window containing:
- a CDS encoding polysaccharide deacetylase family protein, with amino-acid sequence MKSYFPRTPRYIMRFFSKYTWRFLSDKKEIFLTFDDGPTPEITDFILAELKKYNAKATFFCIGKNVQNHPEIFLKIITDGHTVGNHTQNHLKGWNTDTDSYIDNVLACEKTIQQFNNSTITQKLFRPPYGKIKKSQAAELIKKSYKIIMWSVLSADFDTTISNEKCLENVLKNTKSGSIIVFHDSVKAAERMKYALPKVLKYFSDKGFVFKAI
- a CDS encoding IS110 family transposase, with the protein product MKIKQTIGIDISKLTFDVRIHSNQCYQAFENNLKGFKALIKWVEKNNSISKEHTGIYSEEIASFFDVNNFYFALIPGLEIKKSLGISRGKDDKVDATKIALYGYRLRDEIKPYKLPSKNIHQLKRLLTLRERLVKQNAGYKATLKEQKRVYTRKENQLLLETQEKMIKYFTKQIKSVEAEMNKIIKASEQLKKQYKLIVSIKGIGSQTALFMIVTTNGFTKFASWRKFASYSGIAPFPNTSGTSIRGRTKVSNLANKKIKSLFDMCAKSAIQYNPEMKLFYNRRVEQGKNKMSTINIIRNKLLSRIFAAIKRQTPYVNVLKYAA
- a CDS encoding co-chaperone YbbN, whose translation is MTRFGELLNTEKPVLIDFYTDRDNADNAVSNLRDVVAALGNKAKIIKIDIAKNENLADALKVKGNPTFMIYKKGQVKWRQTGFQEVKTLISLVEEYV
- a CDS encoding metallophosphoesterase, whose protein sequence is MPRWIFPLIILTIVITLVEIYTFQAFKTVSKSKIVRYSFLLLSIAVYINFFISFLTYSRSVGQTPQFQMAVGLLLTISIPKLVIIFLLFGEDAYRWVLKLFSAISSGETKPLVGRRKFISQIALGLAAIPFASFIYGIVQGKYNYKVIKYQLSFKDLPDAFDGYTITQISDIHSGSFTNKEKIQYGVDLINQQKSDLLLFTGDIVNNKADEMDNWMDVFDKFEAKDGKYSILGNHDYGDYMDWATPQDKMDNFQKVKDIHQKIGFDLLLDEHRYLEKDGQKIALVGVENWGKGFNQAGDLAKASKNIKQEDFKILMSHDPSHWEYKVKEDPFNYQLTLSGHTHGLQMGIEIPGWIKWSPSQFVYKQWAGLYEEAGRYINVNRGFGYHAFPGRVGVWPEITVIELKKIDNQVV
- the polA gene encoding DNA polymerase I, translated to MSDQKRVFLVDAFALIFRGYYAFIKNPRINSKGLDTSAIMGFMNSLLDVIKRERPDHLAVCFDKGGSIDRVEMFEAYKANRDETPEAIKLAVPYIQEILKAMHIPIMVKEGFEADDVIGTLSKQAEKEGYKTYMVTPDKDFAQLVSENIFMYKPRFGGGYDIWGVDEVKEKFGVENPEQVIDFLGMMGDSADNIPGLPGVGEKTAKKFLAAYGSMENLLANTHELKGKMKEKIEANGELGLLSKQLATIMLDVPVTFDAKDFELDQPDKEKVTELFNELEFRNLLTNFLRTFAVENAEKANSVEDNKNTDSSPLQSKKATPAPEGQFDLFAAPGSGSVSEAEVASGFKSIKDTNHFYQHIDSPFARKLLLKKLMEQTSVCFDTETTGLKALEVELIGIAFSYEVGKGYYVSFPEDQEETKAILEEFRPFFTSDEIEKIGHNLKYDIKVLSNYEMPVKGKLFDTMIAHYLINPDMRHNMDMLAETYLNYQPVSIVDLIGKKGKNQLSMRVVPLADQTEYAVEDADITFQLKQLFTSELESGNVTNLFNDIETPLVSVLTAMEIEGININIDFLKELSVALTEDINRLEKNIYEQAGEEFNIASPKQLGIVLFEKMELVKKPKKTKTGQYKTGEDILSFLAKDHKIIRDIQEYRQYKKLQSTYVDALPNEVNPKTGRIHTEYMQAVAATGRLSSNNPNLQNIPIRTERGKEVRKSFIPRDENHVLLAADYSQIELRIIAALSEEENMIEAFKNGEDIHASTAAKVFNVPLDEVTREQRSNAKTVNFGIVYGVSAFGLSNQTDLSRSEAKELIDTYYETYPKLKAYMAAQVDFAREHGYVETVLNRRRYLKDINSRNAMVRSGAERNAVNAPIQGSAADIIKLAMINIHNRFEKEGFKSKMLLQVHDELVFDAHKDELEIIRPIIKDEMENAFKMSVPLDVEVGIGENWLQAH